TATATTTAGATGATtgagtatattttgataaaagagTGTAATTTGATGAGTTGACTTTTGATATGAATTTGATTGATTACTTAgataaatgatataataaatgaattgtctttccttttataatttaaaataaggatataTTAGtccatataataatttaatttatggcAAAGTGACATAGGGGtattatggcttggagacattatgtctctaaatcatcCCTCTATTTCTAAATAGTTCACAAAGTAACAAAAGTCCTCAAATATCCAAAATCTAacttaaacatataatttaattttagaaaaaatctACTGCTATTTTATATCGATCACTAACGAACTAGAGTTCTTAGCCAATGAAAACTATGACAATttccatattaaaaaaaagttcatgTACTGGAGTATAAGATAATAGAATtagataaaaatcaaaatttggacTAATTTgtataaactaattttttgttattacaGCACGAgataaatatctaaaatttgaaatttaactAATTCAATAACAAcatcttttaaaatatgtaattacaaattccataaaattataaaaatacttcTAAATACTAAAATTGTTTACTCTATAACATTTCTCGATTTATGTATATCATCCTTGCATAGGGGCTTGTTTAATGACTGCCCATGACCCTAGGCCCCAGTGTCCCCCCACTTGCTAGGTTCAATTTATATCTATGCGCAATACTTCGTCATTcgtctcattcaagatgtttatatttcctttttagtttgttagaCTCAAGATATTAACTTTTtgtatttggaaataaattcCTCTCTCCTCactcctcattaaaatattaaatcacttTTTGTGCCAATCAAGAATGTGGATATCTTGAGTGGAACTAGGAATAGTAAGTActtgaaacaaaatactatactaaatttttattttgctcggTGTTTCCATGAAATGTCATGCACAAAATTAGCTTTACttgaaatataagaaaatagtGTAACAAAGTCGTGGAAAGTCGAAATCAGCTTTTGCTACTATAGCAAATTTGCTTTGTTGTTACGAGTGAATGTGATGATCCCAATAAAAGTGGCGTGTATCTTTGCAATAAAGAAGCAAGTGCGAGTGACCCTTCACTACCCAAATTCCCTCTTCTCAGACCTCTTAAACAAACACAATAATATATGccttcaaaatttgattaattggtGAAGACATTTCAAGtcaattaatattgattcttcATCTCACGAATTTTCCTTCCAGGGGGCTTATATgcttaattaatgttttttgtctagtagtactacttatttttcttgttttctaaGAGACAAAACATTCTTTTTATGTTGTTCAAGGATTATAACATAAAccaaaattgtttttatgaAGATTCCTTATATATGCACTTTTGTCTCTGCTTTtgtaaattatagtactatatcgaaaatatatttatttgaattttccatAATCAGGagtacattatatatatagaaaattcaCATCCTACATAATTGATCCATGCCaatagttatttaaataatttggtaTGCTTGTTCTGatgaataaaaatgtgaatatgaAAGAGGACAAAACGTGGGACTGGTGGTTGTCATCTCATCCTCTCCGCCGtatattgatttttgtgtCAGTtcgtaaataataaaatcgaCAATATTTTGCAAAAGTCCTGATGATGAAGAATGATGTGGGCCtattaaaattgatagtaGCAAACAGTGCATTGAAgtcaccaatttttttaaatttaatactgCCCCACATTGGATTCTCATTTTTAACAGGTTCTCAATTATGTAAGTGCGCctgtccttttttttttattttttttctattttatcttttatcttacGAATTACGAGGGTGGCCCTACCCTACATTTACTTCGAAATTATCATATGCTTTTTTTAAACCTTGAACTAAGTTCGCCTACGTACTGCTTGGCCTCCAAGAAATATTACGAGGGATTTTCCCATtggtttaaattatttcaatcaaaatttttggAGGGatgcattattatttatttatttattgcttgAATTTGTATGCACGGACGTGATCTCTGCTTATTGCATGATGAAAATGAGGAATGGGCATTCTTGGACTTATCCTAACTTGGAAAGAGGCTAcagtaattttattataaatatatccGGACATCGAATTATTGGaggaaaaatattaagtttctTTTAGTGTTAGATAAGCAAGAAAAGTATTTAAGGTGTGTTCAGATGATTTGAAGTTTCCTTAAAAATCGACTCATTTAAATTCCATGTTGGGATAAATTGGGCcctttattaaaaaagaagtTAGAGCCACggtttcaaataatattttaaaaataatataggatTGGCTTGTTCGACTGATTTAACCATGTATGATGTATCGGTGTTTGGTCTTATTCGCTTTTTACCTTTAAATTGGCATTATTTTTGGCTATTGGTCCGGTTCAATTTTGTACCTTTAAACGATGATCAACCAAGCCGTTTTAAAGTGTGAATCGATAGCTTTACCGTTTGacttatcaattttatttttaaaacattaatttcaaatatattgcTTGATAGATAATGACAAAACATTtgatatactattatttaggTGTAATGGTtcctaaaatcataaactgtGGCCGAAACTTGACATTCCTACGAACTAAAACTTGGTCGCTAATATTATAAACTCATTCCTTATAGTGAATTTCTCAAAAGTTTGGTTTTGCCCTAAATTGAATGCAACGTGACACATCCAATTATGTAGGTGGAATTTTCCCTTAAATTTCACcagaaattcaaattgtgaGAAATTCACTACACTAAATACATTCATggccaattttttttagtttgtaaaaaatactactttcTCCATTTGCAAAATATTGTCCACATTTGACTGACGCGATTTTtgagaaatgtgaagaaaagtgggtgaaaaaaattagtggaatgtgagtctcacatttatatactgtattagttttataaaaataatgtagtgtaatgagttagggGAAAGTGTGGTCcattaacaaaaaatgaaaaaaacaaaatggacGACAACAATTCACGGACGAACAAAATAGGCAAAATTAGACAACATTTTatggacgaagagagtaataaatttcAGTCAAAATTTGTAGGTAGTTTTATGGATCAATAACCCTTTTGTTTGTGTTGTACATGTGCAGTGCTGTCTGTAATTGTATATGTATGTGCGTAGTGTAATAGCATGTGTGATGTGTAAATATTACTCCTGTGTGCAATTCGTGTCTGTTATATGTAGGTGAGTTTTTGTAATTTGAgtgtattaaaatgataagAGTAATAAATTCGCCTGCATTTTTAAAATGGTACagtcaaaatgaaataaacttTTAATGCATTGAATTTAAATGTATTAGCTATCCATAAGTGattcaattttacattttttactGTTAATTTCAGTCCCATTAACTAGTTCAAAAACACCCTCACATATTTTCTATTTGGATCGGCCACATgcaaaacaacacaaaaagttttttttttaaaaataaattaaaaacttttgCTTCTTGTGGTTTCCTTTTTAGGGTTCCAGGTTTAAGGTTAGCGCTGTGACAGAAGcaacacaaaattgaaatttctttcaaatttaatatagtagtaattatcaAGTAGTAAAAGGAAATCACCAATCACATCAAATTTGGTGAACACGCTCgtggagtaaaaaaaaaaaaaacctaatttGGAAACTCATTAATCCTCAAAATCAACAAGCTTATATGCAACTTATGcagttaaaagttaaaacagaCATCCCACttcaataaacaaaatatgaaaaaaaaatttgatttagagGTGATAGAAACGAGATAGAAGATTCATACTAATACTAAACTACCAATctggagtaatatatttatacaatcaGCCTAACTTAACTAACTAGCAGTACTACTAAAAACTAAGCTAAACTACTAAAGCAGTAATACAATATTGAAGGAACCAAATtaagcttaattaatttccccAACCTCAAAATGCAACCACCTCAGTTGGCGCTCTCGGCGCGGCGGCAGATGAAAACCGATTCCAAATCCGGCGGATAGAAGAACTCTCTCACTACCTGGCAACTCGAGGTGGGCCGCCGCTTCCTCGGCGCCGCCGGGCACGCCGCCTTCTTCGGAATCCTCGACTCACGCGCCGTCGGCGTGGTCgattcctcctcctccttctctTCGCCGCCGCCTCTCGCCTTGGTCGACACCGCCTTCAGCGGAGCCCTAATCGCGATGACCCATTTCTTGCCGTCCGATTCCTTCGTCGATTCGACCTTCTTCGAGAAACCCATTTGAAATTCGAAAAAGCAGCTCAAagactacttttttttttttttttccgcgGAGATAAATGAAGAGAGGGGAGAAAAGGGATTTTTTTTGTAGGGAGAAAAGGTTTGTATGAGTGTTAGTTTTGTGCGgaattgaaaaggaaaaacttTGAATGGGAGATGGGAAGCAGCAATGGCGGCAAAATGTGAAGGGAATATGTCTTTTTTATatgcgggaaataaataaattttcttagACCTAATTTGTGACGTATTCTTTGGGAATCccaatttactattttttctaaaaaaaattctttttagGTCTAttcaatttatctttttgattgACTTCATGTATgcagtttaatttttttagagcCAATTTGCATTGGAggataaaaattaagaataaaggaagaaaatgaaggATTTTATGAGACGTTTGGTAGTTGCGTATTTTAGTGGGAAATGGAAGGTAATTTCCAAAGCTGCCCGTAGAGAATATCGGGCAGCTGAAAGTTACGACTCGGAGTTTGGCGCCAGTTTTGTGGTAAGCTGGATATCAACGCCTCTGATTCCCCTCGTGACTTTTTCTTCCACATTTAATGGGCTGGCccatatttctcatttttggGCCTTCCAGAAATTATGACTATTGGATGAAGGGGTGAGAAAAGGTTGCATTGGAGAGGAATTTGAGTGAACTTGCCATAACAATTCATTGATTGTGTATTATTGAGATCAAACATCTCAAAGTTTGAACTCTAATTTCTACTAACGCCTTTCAATTAgtaattcaagaaaaaattcTCTCAAATTCCATCACctttacacaaaataaaacacaattcATACTCAGTCAAACAAAATACAAGGttgcaataaaaatgaaaacaaattaaagacGATAAATCAAACTTCATCCCAAGTTTGAGAATTTTGgaattcaaaacataaatattggaaacatttttttaggAAAACAATGATAATTCGTCACATGATTACGAGTAATACTTCAATGAATGTCtagaattatatttatttatttattcatttttggcGTGGACTAATTTCCTTTTAATGACTAGGTACAcactccatatttttttcaaccactctttttcattatatagAGGAAATAACTTTTCTTTTCCACCCTACAAATAGCGAAAATTAAAGGTTTATGATAAAACAATTAAGATGATTAAATCTCATTCCTTCACTAGCTAGGCTTTTGAAGAGAGCATAgtcaatttttcaattatcctttttttttaaatgtaattctTTATCGCAATTTTATGTGCTGCATTTTATGCTATTTAAATTACATGAATAGATAAaccaaaatatactactactagtttacaacaaaaaagtgaagattattataatttgtacTCTTTCTTTTCAAGTAAAGGTAGTAGTGCATGTACTGGTTTTCGAGGAGGCTTCAATAATGTGGCCTTCATGATTATACAATAATGATTTTGCAGCTTTTATCctataaaatagatataaattcCGAATCGAGAAACCCAATTCTTTTTCAATGTGAAATCGTTGCACCCATACTCCCtcaataattttcaaatatgcGAGTAAGATATTTTATCAccaattgtttttttataatacaaCAGTTAGGTGTGCATTGAGAATTATTGGAGTATCATAATCTAATCCCTAGATTCTCCATGAtcaaataaactatttttggATACGCCAATTCGATGTTTAAAATGAACATAGAAACGACGAAACGAATAATAATAGGCTTTCTAATCATTAGCACCACTACTTGATTGGGCCTTAACATTATTCCTTTTCGTTTGGCCATATTCTTGTACATATCAATCCTAatgtatattaattagttgataattgtgagttaaataaatgtatttatgataattatggGTTAGTTAAGTTttacaaaaatcataattacatttttgataaacataattaagatTTTCGACACACAATTAGTGGTGTGGTGGATGACTAGAGAGAGGCCAAAATATATTTCTCCTTTCACaactaatagtactactagttttttttttttctcatttttatttgttcacaaaaattagtaaaataatacttgCATTAATAATGCCTCATTTACTATAGGTGATATATGTCTACACATATACGCATCATCATTGCTGAAACTATAcgttattttatagtagtgtTTGAACTTTTGCATCATTTACATCCAAATTAAGCAACCGTGTTTAGGACTTTAATTAAGCAGTACATTTCAACATGGTTGAagctaataaaataataggcATAGGTAGTTAATTATCCTTATAGAGGGCGGTCGccctttttctttaattaatctCAATAGTCATAATAAGACATTCTTGAATAGCATTGAGCGTGAATGATAAAGATAGTCATGTGTACTCACTAGAATCAAATGATTGATAGTTCAGTTATGTATGTACATTGTAccatatatacaaattttatactaagATTTGGCATCATTACATACAGTCTCTGATAGATTTCAAAAGgagttcaaattttaagtacaTGCATCTAAATCTCTACGAGAACATACACAATTTTGATATTCTGATCTCTGTCCCATATATGATCAAAGTTGAGCTAGGGAgtacattatatatttatacacatGTCAAATTTCAATGGAATAGGAAACTACATGATATCGAAAATTAGAGGACCCCTCATCAAAATCAGACTTTTATCTAATATATACTGTATCATACACGTCTGAATTAAGTATGACACTATAACCAAACATGTTTAATTTGtccataaaatcaaaaaatttctGACAAATACTAATTTCATACAAGTTGTCGACATGTCggcaaagaagaagagaaaagagaagTGAAGTGAAAGAATTAAGTACAACATGTGATACTTCCTCTATGCCTTTATGTATGACCATACCATCtatctctctatatatagatGGAGTTTATCTTACAAATTCCTCTTATAATATGAACCatgaattatttcaaaattataaatttactaTGAATGAGTTGTGTGaaagttaattatttaaaaggtTTAAGAAATAAGTAGCTATATATATAAGCTGATACTCTTCAAACAATGAAATTCAAtcatatagtatataattcGATAGTatgattatgaaatttttgtcATATGTTCAATACGTTCTTAGTAAATGAGCCGAGCCTATTACATAATgctaaaagtatttttttttggatgacaaaaaaggaataaaaacaaaacatagaGAAAGAAATGCATGACAAGaaactagtgttgatatttgcTACAAGGAATGcaaattattatttgcaactacttttcaatttttaaaattaaatccgaaatgattatttatgggtcaaattattttataggaGTATCATATAATTTACGTAACTTAATAATGTATCTTTGTGTCCTTTTGATAAAAGGAAAGAGTATTCATTATCTAAACTGTATTCTTAGCCATATTAATTATGGCAGAGGCTTTTGCTTTACATTAGCACCACCATTCACTCCAAAATGCTTCATCACTTTTACACGAGTCTCTGCTGCTTCTAGGGTTTTCCATTTTCCCAACTGATTTTTCTGCCTAATTTCATGGCtgattttttcaatcaacCTTAAAAGAATCATGGTTTAGTGTCACAAACAGCTATAAAAAGTGTCATAAATAAAGAGGAAGATCATCTCAAGATTCAGCATCTGCAGGCTTTTCTTCTGATGTAAGAAACCCTTGTTTTTTCCTCAACAAATCTTAATTTCCACGAAAAGATCGGTTTGAATTCATCAAAGGAAGGTATGCTTTTCAGATTCCTACACAaagattcatattttatttcatttccaaTTCTTAGCTCGCTGGAAACATTTCTACAGGTGaagaaaattaatcatttttcccTTTCTGCATAACATTGATTAGACAAGAATATAAGATTCACGAcgttaaaaattgaataatccaaattatttagttatgtgGTATCCGATCTTGTTTCATGATAGTGCAATTTGCTGAGATTCAGGGGTTGATATGGAAAATTTTGCTTCTGCCATGATTTCATTACtatgcttttgtttttagtcaaTTCCCAATTTTCATGTTTGTCCTTTCCAAACTTAACCCCAAATTCGAATTTTTCCGATTTAAATGTGTTAGTATTTCTTAAGTATATTGTTTCATTCTCAATTTTGGGACCATCAATCATGAGTTATAGCACCTGAAATGAAATTGAACCTATCTTCAATAATCTTGTATTGCAATTTGTTGTAATAAGAGTCACATCAAATTGTGAACCAAAAGTATAGTTTTTAGTATTTGTGATTAACACTTAAATTTGTAAAgcattagtattattatttgaattgattGCAGGAAAAGAATGGCCTCATCAAGCAGCAGCTACTCAAACCCTCCCTGCGCCGCCTGCAAATTCCTGCGGCGGAAATGCCTCTCCGGCTGCGTCTTCGCCCCCTATTTTCCGCCGGAGGATCCCACCAAATTCGTGAACGTCCACAGAATCTTCGGCGCCAGCAACGTGAGCAAGCTGCTAAACGAGATTCTCCCTCACCAAAGAGAGGATGCTGTGAATTCTCTTGCATATGAAGCTGAGGCTCGGCTCAAGGACCCCATCTACGGCTGCATCGGCGCCATCTCCGTTCTGCAGAGGCAGGTGCTTCACCTCCAGAAAGAGCTCGAGGCGACCAATGCAGATTTGATGCGTTACACAAGCAATGAGATTGCTGTGCATCACCAGAGAAGGATGGCTTATGGATCAGGAGTCGGGTCGTATAACCCGAATCCGGGTTATTATTCTTATGGGGAAAACCCTGGTCATGGCACCAACTGATTATATGATCTTTACTATGATAtttatgtttgtgtgtgtCTCTATATATAAGGATATATAAATGAGGGAGTTGGGAggttagtatataaaaatacttttgATCATTGTGATCTGGCCTTGTATAAATTTGGGgtcagtatatatataatatgtgtttggtttgtatttatttgtggGATAAGATGGTACCGAACTCGACATATATAGATTGGATTAACTTAGGTGGCTATCTATTCGAGTTTCACGTTGTTCACGTGCAATAACCTGCAAATCATACGTGCGAACTATACTTGGAAAAACGGCTAGATGTGATGGACTCGATCTATAAGGTGTGCATTTGGTGAGGTTTCAACTCATGGCCTTTTATCTCATTAAATTTTGGTACTTTAGTTAAGATGGATTACTAATTGACGCTGATTTGCACAGGGTCAGTTATAGTAGTTTGTTATgcttaattttgtgttttgttcACTTGATGAATGTCGACATAATATTGTCACACACGTATATATAcctaatactactaattaataatgCAAGTCTACCTTTTTCTTCTGTGTAGAGgaaaaaattctttttctgAATCACAGAAACATATTTATAAAGAAGTATATATGGACAAAGGACGAGAAATGCAGAAATTGGAACAGGCATGTCACATGTGGTTATGAAACTAATTAACATGGAAGATTAGGTGTATAAAAACTGATTAATGTTTATATAAGGATCCAATTTCATGCATGCCCTCTTATCCTATTTATTTCCAAGAAATATACATGGCTGTGGTGATGAATGGTCATGTTGATGTGTGCATGCTGATGCTGCATACTAAATACTATGATTGTCATTtctacaataatattcaaaagcaTCTAAAGAAAACTTTTCTCCCATAtctattagtagtagtattaataagTGATGTATATCAACTAATTTGTCGTAAGTACGGAGTACACTATATAGTATGAAATCACGAAATCAATCATCACAAAATGCAggtttaattatatttttgtcataataagtaggagtatatagtaTGAAATCACGCCTCTCTGCAAAGGGTTTAGGGCGAGCATTTGGTGCCTTAGGAGCTTGGAGGTCTGATTTTATAGCCAAGGTTGGGATTTGCTCCATTTTGTCTGTTGAACTTTGGTTAATATTCTATGAGCTTCAGTTCTGGGTAAGGAGTTGTGATTTTGGAAACTAGCTAGAGGCAAAGAGTGATAGGTATAATTAATGTAAGGGTTTTTATGATTCTGGAGCAGTGTGATGTCTCTATTAGTTAGCAATCCATATGCATAAGCTATGTGGTTCATTCCAAGATTTTGACTAATAGTGATTCATCAAGCATGTGCATAGAGAAAACAATTTTTCTGCAGTTTTTTGTTGCATTCTGCTTATAATATTCATAGAGGTGTTCATGTTTTTAAAGCGTATAATTGGGTCTCAGACTCTCAGTAGCTGGATGCTTAATGATAGAATTAAGTGTTTCTTATATTTGTTAATTgctttgtaataatatattgacTGTAGTTGTTGttcataacaaaaaatgattatagatacttcaaactatgatctgaactgttggaaaatgtcaacagatggcaaaataattgcaacaaaaaatgtcaacacagtgtcaacggttgatgctgtgttgacattttgttcacatcaaaatcttgaaattttacactatgttgatattgtgttgaaacTGTGTTAATACTCTATTGAGGAGTTTGTACGgtatatagagtttgcattttatcactaccttGTTACctttatataaatagatatatacTTCTACTTCTAACcaattttttaactaatatTTTGTCTAAAATGGGAATGGAATTATGGAACGATTGCTTAATTATTGCTAGGACGGTAGGACCTATCGCATCTCAGCACTCGCTTGTCCAATATAATCATAATCTAaagattaattagtaaattgTTCTAGCAGTTGCTCTATTTAATATCCAGTATAGAATTCGtgtaaaagaataattatgaACGCGCGTATCATTTGTTTATAGTTGAGACTTGAGacgaaaaaaatagtaaaagatcTACTTTTCGGGTGATCATTAATTTCTCATGGGTCCATTTTTACAGTTTAATCATTTAGAATTATAAATGACACACATATTGTACTAATTAAAAAAGGTAAAGTATAAGGTTTGAAGTTGAATTATCAATCCTAGCTCATAGATGTAAAGATaaagaaacaataaatatttaagaacgaaaagaattaatttgaatatagtGAAGCAAAATCTTTGAATATCATTTGGGGGGGAAATGAGTGATTTACATTAAAAGGGGACCCCTACCATATATGATGACCATGAACACATGTTTTTATAGAAGGGGGGcctacaaaaattaaagtgcaattttcttgaaaatatgTAGAcggattaaattaaataatggatGTCACAATTTGGGGTTGGATGGTAGGCTAGTGGAGGGGGACTATGGTTTAATTTGGGGTAGGGTTGGTGAAGATGATTGATGAGTGATTATTCACGGGAGAAGATTATGTTTCTGCATCAAAATATgctttgtctcttttactttctctctcattcaTAAAGTGTTCCACGCGtggtataaataaatattcaaatgtcTTCAAAGGGTTTTTggattttacaaaattatagtactatatgttgCGAGTCCAATGGTGTAGGTGCAATTTAGAGCAACAATTGAGAGCAAGTTGAGAATGctgaaaattaatttggaaaaatacTTTAATATGTGAGGAAAGCAGTGCCGGGCACTAATACGTACACCTTTTTagttaaattgaaataattggaattatacaaaattacaCTTCTTTAATTGTTAAGATAGATATCAAAATTACCCACTCTTTATAACTACTACACACTCTATTCCCTTAATAAACTGAAATTATACAGTAAATTAAATTGTCGAAATGGGCCGTCAGCTGAGATGAAGCacaaaaaaataggagtagaTTAAAGGTGAGTATATAATTTGTCATGTATAGAATTTTGACTGGATTGAGCCCAACTGTCTATAAATAGAAGGCCCAATAGATGAAAAAGCCCATCTCAACcaaatatagaagaaaaatcAGAACACTAATATTGTGGATAAGGGGTGGGGTGGAAGTGGATATAAAATCGAAATAAATCGAAGGATTTCCAAAATCTATTtagttttgaattaaatttgtacTTTCGAAATCTAATGACAAACTATACATAGTAACATAGTTGTATACAAGAATTCTACAAGAGAATCTTGATGTTAATTGTTAAGAGTAAGATATTGCGTGTCATTTTACATGATGCATtttgatggagtattattttttagggaAGTAATGGTCATAAAATTAAGTTGGTATCTAACTAGATTATTTCTTAAATAACCCAATCTGGGTATATACAGTAATTTTCTATGCACAACTTTTCGAAAAATTACCAAGTCTAACATAATTAGGCTATGTATTAGATAGCCAAGTTCTAAAGGTAGGTAATGTGGTAGAGATGTGTCTCAAAACATAGGCCAGCCCTATTAAATAAACAAGGGATAGAAAGCGAAAATAATCCATATATATGAACACCTCATTAATATCTTGAGTTTTTTATACTTGATTTTACAAATATAGTGAGTCTATcatatcattttcaaatactATACAAAAACTTGGATTTATTTGGTGCGGACCAAAAATAAAGacattgaaatatgataaacaccaaaataaataaatataagtaagTAATTTAAGGGACAGATATCAATTGCAGTAGTACTAAGCTTGCACTCAACGATAGGGGATTGGACCTATATTGAATTGGCATGATCATGACATTTCGACaattacttatatatatatctttaaataatataatagtcatattatattattggcatattaattcaataaatgtaattataCATTTTGTGTGTGAGTGTATATGTGTGCGTCATAAAATGCATAATGAATCCTCATaaattcttataattaaatttgacaatcgtcatttttaattataagataACCACATTGTTATTTGGAATATTGTTAAATCTATATGGAATAATTGTCCCTTGTATTAATTCATTACGTACGACAATTGCTTAtataactttcatttttaatcataagaactattaacattttatataattgtcacattttataataatggaaattacaattttttgtcACTAAAATTTGGATGGTTGTATATCAAATATGGAGTAGCATATAGAGGAGGCGTCGTCTTCAATG
The genomic region above belongs to Salvia hispanica cultivar TCC Black 2014 chromosome 3, UniMelb_Shisp_WGS_1.0, whole genome shotgun sequence and contains:
- the LOC125216087 gene encoding cyclin-dependent protein kinase inhibitor SMR6-like — encoded protein: MGFSKKVESTKESDGKKWVIAIRAPLKAVSTKARGGGEEKEEEESTTPTARESRIPKKAACPAAPRKRRPTSSCQVVREFFYPPDLESVFICRRAESAN
- the LOC125212903 gene encoding LOB domain-containing protein 25-like, coding for MASSSSSYSNPPCAACKFLRRKCLSGCVFAPYFPPEDPTKFVNVHRIFGASNVSKLLNEILPHQREDAVNSLAYEAEARLKDPIYGCIGAISVLQRQVLHLQKELEATNADLMRYTSNEIAVHHQRRMAYGSGVGSYNPNPGYYSYGENPGHGTN